From the Oleiharenicola lentus genome, one window contains:
- a CDS encoding ExbD/TolR family protein, with translation MEGTKIKVPVRKKARIEIIPLIDVVFFLLATFVLFTLSLNRIQSVPVDLPVAAPQSSTPPDPNSNVTIQVSGEGAIFWNRELIDLGEIPSRLAFFKTQTEDPRILIAGDERARFGATVAILDEVRKAGIQKFSVETRTRPTGK, from the coding sequence ATGGAAGGCACCAAAATAAAAGTTCCGGTCCGCAAGAAGGCGCGCATTGAGATCATTCCGCTCATCGACGTCGTCTTCTTCCTGCTGGCCACCTTCGTTCTCTTCACGCTCTCGTTAAACCGGATTCAGTCGGTCCCGGTGGACTTGCCGGTAGCCGCTCCTCAATCCTCGACTCCGCCTGACCCAAACAGCAACGTGACCATCCAGGTCTCCGGTGAGGGCGCGATCTTTTGGAACCGCGAGTTGATCGATCTGGGCGAAATCCCCTCCCGTCTGGCCTTCTTCAAAACTCAGACCGAAGATCCCCGCATCTTGATCGCTGGTGACGAACGCGCGCGCTTCGGAGCGACCGTGGCCATCCTCGACGAGGTACGCAAAGCCGGTATCCAGAAGTTCTCCGTCGAAACCCGCACCCGCCCGACCGGCAAATAA
- a CDS encoding ExbD/TolR family protein, which translates to MHGGGGGTGPGGVKKARIEIIPLIDVVFFLLATFVLFTLSLNKSDGVTVVLPEAEISDPRDPQGSVTISVTDEGAIAWNKDLVTLDDFLQRLQQYRREQPEGRILINGDERAFFAQAIYVFDEARKAGFTKVFIETRAKQKK; encoded by the coding sequence ATGCACGGTGGTGGCGGCGGCACAGGTCCGGGTGGCGTCAAAAAAGCACGTATTGAGATCATCCCTCTCATCGACGTCGTCTTCTTTCTGCTGGCCACCTTCGTTCTCTTCACGCTCTCCCTCAACAAGTCCGACGGTGTTACCGTGGTGCTTCCTGAGGCGGAGATCAGCGATCCACGTGATCCCCAAGGCTCCGTCACCATCAGCGTGACCGACGAAGGGGCGATTGCCTGGAACAAAGATCTCGTGACCCTCGATGACTTTCTCCAGCGACTGCAGCAATATCGGAGAGAGCAACCGGAAGGGCGCATCCTGATCAACGGCGATGAAAGAGCTTTCTTCGCCCAAGCAATTTACGTCTTCGACGAGGCCCGCAAGGCCGGCTTCACCAAGGTCTTCATCGAGACCCGGGCCAAGCAGAAGAAGTAA
- a CDS encoding MotA/TolQ/ExbB proton channel family protein yields MPLAFLMNQTPMELFKHGGPIMWPILLVSFLMITVAIERVIFIIRENARRQPEVVEKILERVEANDVPGAVELGKKSNDFVARILVYALTHKEHSLGNAFTRAANQEMQRFSQGLPTLDTCITAAPLLGLLGTVTGMMATFGALGTSGDVASGASAIMGGIGEALIATACGLAIAIMGLLPFNYLNARQEEARHEVEDASNSLEIIINKSESANAR; encoded by the coding sequence ATGCCCCTCGCGTTCCTGATGAACCAGACTCCGATGGAGTTGTTCAAGCACGGTGGCCCCATCATGTGGCCCATCCTGCTTGTCTCGTTCCTCATGATCACCGTCGCCATTGAGCGCGTGATCTTCATCATCCGCGAGAATGCCCGTCGCCAGCCCGAGGTCGTCGAGAAGATCTTGGAGCGCGTCGAGGCCAACGACGTCCCCGGCGCGGTCGAACTGGGCAAGAAGAGCAACGACTTTGTCGCCCGAATCCTCGTTTACGCCCTCACCCACAAGGAACACTCTCTCGGCAACGCCTTCACCCGCGCCGCCAACCAGGAAATGCAGCGCTTCAGCCAGGGTCTCCCGACGCTCGACACTTGCATCACCGCTGCCCCGCTCCTCGGCCTCCTCGGCACCGTGACCGGCATGATGGCGACCTTCGGCGCGCTCGGCACCAGCGGCGACGTGGCCAGCGGCGCCAGCGCCATCATGGGTGGTATCGGTGAGGCGCTCATCGCCACCGCCTGCGGTCTCGCCATCGCCATCATGGGCCTTCTGCCCTTCAACTATCTCAATGCCCGTCAGGAGGAAGCCCGTCACGAAGTCGAGGACGCTTCCAACTCCCTCGAAATCATCATCAACAAGTCCGAAAGCGCCAACGCCCGCTAA